One segment of Palaemon carinicauda isolate YSFRI2023 chromosome 35, ASM3689809v2, whole genome shotgun sequence DNA contains the following:
- the LOC137627684 gene encoding uncharacterized protein: MAELSEALVSATLPIEESPSKRSPQSSANRGSPTHFVYIKLDDEVRSHLRILQEALREDALKHDLEEIQIRHAHITVGVFDFLPIQEVYSQEGLDTLKKDLLTEVMENTQSFEVKFLDLGHFQGKFLYVGIERCQDLLDLRSKVVDTFEKHSILCTDKRPYAPHITLFKGNTRTPVDEETKLSLRKYLSSIELPDMKPVWVDDIHIREISGGK, translated from the exons ATGGCCGAGTTATCTGAGGCATTGGTTAGCGCTACACTGCCAATAGAGGAGTCGCCGAGTAAGAG ATCACCACAATCATCAGCTAACAGAGGGAGTCCTACTCACTTCGTCTACATTAAGCTAGACGATGAAGTTAGGTCCCATCTCCGAATCCTGCAGGAGGCTTTGAGGGAAGACGCCCTCAAGCACGACCTCGAAGAGATCCAGATACGTCACGCTCATATCACCGTTGGAGTTTTCGACTTTCTCCCAA TTCAAGAAGTTTATTCCCAGGAAGGACTAGATACTTTAAAAAAAGATCTACTAACTGAAGTTATGGAAAAT ACACAGAGCTTCGAAGTGAAATTCCTCGATCTCGGACACTTCCAAGGTAAATTTCTCTACGTCGGAATCGAGCGATGCCAGGATCTTCTCGACCTCAGATCAAAGGTGGTAGATACCTTTGAGAAACATAGCATACTCTGCACTGACAAGAGACCTTATGCTCCTCATATAACCCTCTTCAAAGGCAACACGAGAACGCCAGTTGATGAAGAAACGAAACTATCGCTGCGCAAATATTTGTCTTCCATAGAACTACCAGATATGAAGCCAGTGTGGGTTGATGATATTCACATTAGAGAAATTAGCGGTGGGAAGTAA